The sequence below is a genomic window from Streptosporangium lutulentum.
GCGGACGATCAGGGCGTCGCCCTGGCCACCGCCGCCACAGAGCCCGGCCGCTCCGAGACCGCCGCCCCGGCGCTTGAGCTCGTGGGCGAGCGTGAGGACGATGCGGGCGCCGGAGGCGCCGATCGGGTGGCCGACCGCGATGCCGCCGCCGTTGACGTTGACCCGGTCGAGGGGAACGCCGAGCTCCTTGGCCGACTGGAGGACGACCTGCGCGAAGGCCTCGTTGATCTCCAGCAGGTCGAGGTCCGCGGCCGAGAGCCCCTGCTTGCCGAGGGCGTGCTTGATCGCGTTGGCGGGCTGGGACTGGAGCGAGTTGTCCGGCCCGGCCACGTTGCCGTGGGAGCCGATCTCCGCCAGCCACTCGAGGCCGAGCTCCTCGGCCTTGGCCTTGGACATCACGACCACCGCGCAGGCGCCGTCGGAGATCTGCGAGGCCGAGCCGGCGGTGATCGTACCGTCCTTGGTGAACGCCGGCCGCAGTCGCGACAGGACCTCGACGGTGGTGTCGCCGCGCACTCCCTCGTCCGCGGCGAAGAGCACCGGGTCGCCCTTGCGCTGCGGGATCGACACCGGGACGATCTCGTCGTCGAACGTGCCGTTCTTGATCGCGGCGGCGGCGAGCTCGTGGGAGCGGGCGGAGAAGGCGTCCTGCTCCTCGCGGGTCAGGCCGAGTCGCGCGTTGTGCCGCTCGGTGGACTCGCCCATGGCCACCTGGTCGTAGGCGTCGGTCAGGCCGTCGAGGGCCATCGAGTCCACGATGCCCGCGTCGCCGTACTTCACGCCCCTGCGCAGGCCCGGCAGCAGGTGGGGGGCGTTCGACATGGACTCCATGCCGCCCGCGACCACGATGTCGAACTCACCGGCCCGGATGAGCTGGTCGGCCAGGGCGATGGCGTCCAGTCCGGACAGGCAGACCTTGTTGATCGTCAGCGACGGCACGGTCATCGGGATCCCGGCCTTGACCGCCGCCTGGCGGGAGGGGATCTGACCGGCACCGGCCTGAAGCACCTGGCCCATGATCACGTACTGCACGGCGTCGGGGGCGACGCCGGAGCGCTCCAGCGCGGCCTTGATGGCGATGCCGCCGAGCTCGACGGCCGAAAGGCCGGACAATGAACCCAGCAACCGGCCGATGGGTGTGCGAGCTCCGGCGACGATGACGGAACCAGACATAGAAGGGGCCTCCCTGACAGGGCTTGCGGCGACTTTGCCACCATACCCATGAGTACCTGAGCGACCACCATGGAGGTTGGACCCATGTTCATGCGCATCGATCATGTGGGAATCGCCTGCCACAACCTGGAAGAGAAGATCGCTTTCTTCGAGCGGACCTTCGACCTCACGGTGGTGGCACGAGAGATCAACGAGGAGCAGGGCGTCAAGGAGGCGATGCTGCACATCGCCGACGGCGACGGCGGCGCTTCCTACATCCAGCTCCTCGAACCGCTCAGCCCCGACACCCCGGTCGGCAGGTTCCTCGCCAAGCGCGGGGAGGGGGTGCACCACGTCGCGTTCGGCGTCCCGGACGTCGCGCGCGCCCTGGAGGAAATAGGCGGCAAGGGCATCCGGCTGCTCGACGAAAAACCGCGGCACGGGTCGATGGGGTCCTCCATCGCGTTCCTGCACCCCAAAGACGTCGGAGGAATGCTCACCGAGCTCGTCCAAGCTCCAGATCATTAAAGACACGCCGTGTCAAATGCAAGAAACGTTCATACGTAACAAGTCGTGCATAAAATTGGACGAGACCTCCAACGCGGCGACACCAGAGTACGCTGGCCTACCACCGGACGTGGATCCCGCCACGGCTCCCGCCTCGGATGTCCGAATCCCCCGTCCGGCCCGTGTAGCCGTCTCGACAACCCAGGATCGAGCCTCCATGCAGTCCGACATCGATGCCCAGCTCAACAATTTCTTTGAAGACGCCCCCGCTCGGGAATTCGACGTGGTGCTCCGTGGCTACGACCGACACCAGGTCCACGACCATCTGAAGCAAATCGATGGCGAGTTGCGCCAGACCCGAGAGCAGCTTCAGGGTCTGCAGCGAGACCTGTCCGACTCCCAGCGGCAGTTGCAGGAGCAGGAACGTCCGACCTACTCCGGCCTCGGCGCCCGGATCGAGCAGTTGCTCCGCCTCGCCGAGGAGCAGGCCACCGAGCTGGTCCAGGCCGCTCGTTCCGAGGCGAACGAGATCAAGGCCGCGTCCAAGGTCGACGCCGCCGACCTGCGCGCCGCCGCGGAGAACGAGGCGGCCGAGAAGCGCGCTCTCGCCACCCGCGAGGCCGACGAGATGCGCACCAGCGCGGAGCGCGAGGCCGAGGAGATCCGCTCGACCGCCCGCCGCGAGTCGGACGAATTGACCTCCACCACCGAGCGCGAGGTCGCCAAGCTGCGGGCCACCGCCGACCACGAGGTGGCCGAGAAGCGCGCCGACGCCGAGCGCGAGATCGCCAAGCTGCGCACCACCACCGAGCGCGAGGTCGCCCAGCTGCGCGCCTCGACCAAGCGCGAGCGCGACGAGGTCCTCACCACGGCCAAGCGCCAGGCCGACGAGATGCGCGCCCAGGCCCAGCGGGTCCTGGAGGAGTCCGAGGCCAAGCGCGCCCAGGACGAGGCCGAGTTCGACATCCAGCTCGCCGCCCGCCGGGAGGACGCCGAGCGTCAGGAGGCCGAGCGCCACGCCACCGCGCAGGCCGCCACCCAGAAGCTGGTCGCCGAGGCCGAGCAGCGCGCGGCCACCGCCGAGCAGCGCGCCACCAAGGCCACCCAGCAGGCCGAGCAGACCCGCCGCGAGGCCGACAACCACGCCAAGCAGCTGGTGGCCAACGCGCGCAAGAACGCCGACCAGGTCGTCTCCGAGGCCAAGTCGAGCGCCGAGTCGATCGTCTCCGAGGCCAAGGCCGAGGCCGAGCGGAGCCGTTCGGTCGCCCAGCGCCAGGTCGACGAGCTGACCCGTCAGCGCGACAGCATCACCAGCCACCTCGCGCAGCTGCGCCAGCTGCTCGGCGGCGCCCCGCTCCCGGCTTCCGAGCCGGAGCCCGCGATCACCGCGGCCCCGTCGAAGCCGGCCATCCCGGCCGCGAGCAACAA
It includes:
- a CDS encoding acetyl-CoA C-acetyltransferase → MSGSVIVAGARTPIGRLLGSLSGLSAVELGGIAIKAALERSGVAPDAVQYVIMGQVLQAGAGQIPSRQAAVKAGIPMTVPSLTINKVCLSGLDAIALADQLIRAGEFDIVVAGGMESMSNAPHLLPGLRRGVKYGDAGIVDSMALDGLTDAYDQVAMGESTERHNARLGLTREEQDAFSARSHELAAAAIKNGTFDDEIVPVSIPQRKGDPVLFAADEGVRGDTTVEVLSRLRPAFTKDGTITAGSASQISDGACAVVVMSKAKAEELGLEWLAEIGSHGNVAGPDNSLQSQPANAIKHALGKQGLSAADLDLLEINEAFAQVVLQSAKELGVPLDRVNVNGGGIAVGHPIGASGARIVLTLAHELKRRGGGLGAAGLCGGGGQGDALIVRVPSA
- the mce gene encoding methylmalonyl-CoA epimerase, with the translated sequence MFMRIDHVGIACHNLEEKIAFFERTFDLTVVAREINEEQGVKEAMLHIADGDGGASYIQLLEPLSPDTPVGRFLAKRGEGVHHVAFGVPDVARALEEIGGKGIRLLDEKPRHGSMGSSIAFLHPKDVGGMLTELVQAPDH
- a CDS encoding DivIVA domain-containing protein — its product is MQSDIDAQLNNFFEDAPAREFDVVLRGYDRHQVHDHLKQIDGELRQTREQLQGLQRDLSDSQRQLQEQERPTYSGLGARIEQLLRLAEEQATELVQAARSEANEIKAASKVDAADLRAAAENEAAEKRALATREADEMRTSAEREAEEIRSTARRESDELTSTTEREVAKLRATADHEVAEKRADAEREIAKLRTTTEREVAQLRASTKRERDEVLTTAKRQADEMRAQAQRVLEESEAKRAQDEAEFDIQLAARREDAERQEAERHATAQAATQKLVAEAEQRAATAEQRATKATQQAEQTRREADNHAKQLVANARKNADQVVSEAKSSAESIVSEAKAEAERSRSVAQRQVDELTRQRDSITSHLAQLRQLLGGAPLPASEPEPAITAAPSKPAIPAASNNEKPVSAPPRAETKDDDAEWWQE